The Cryptomeria japonica chromosome 9, Sugi_1.0, whole genome shotgun sequence DNA segment GATGCATGCATCATATGGTGTTGACATTCATGGGGCCACTTTATGTGTggtatataatattagattatatatTTAATATGAGGTTGCACATTAGATACATATTTAATGTTGGAAAAAATTAATACCAAAAAGTAAATGAGGGGGAAGGGTTTTGTAATCTCATGGTATTAGTCATGTGATTTTAAATGTAACACGACATGGTGTTTTTGTGTGAGCTTGTGCCTATAAAAGCAAGCACAATGTGGGTAGTTGTCTAAGGTTAGTTGATTTGGCTAAGGGTTTGAGAGTATCTCTTTGTTGCATTTGTAAGGTTTGAAGAATGGCATAGGATGTgtagttacatgcttgttcacaggGAGTGCTTGTATAGAGCTTGTGTTTCATAAGTGCTCATAGAGAACTCTAAAGATTTATTTTAATAATCTTATTTTTGAATAATACATGAGTGATGGATGCTTTTGGATGTTggttttttcccttttgaggattTTCCCAGGGTTTATCTAATGTCATCCTAGATGATACATTGTCTACTCTTTTTTCATATGGATTATACTTATTTGTCTAGATTTGGCTTTTGAGTTATGTGGAAATTATCATGTATGGTTGGAAATTTTCTACCAAATGATTGTGGCCTTATGCTTTGGGCTAGGCCACACCATGACCTAGtttgatataattttaaaatttaaaatctctTTATATTGAGCTGCCACAAATTGAGTATCTAGGTTTGTTTGTGTATGCACACATAGTCATAGGTCATTAGTATCCATGAAGGGTTGAACTGCAAAGCATTTTACAAAGGTTGGTTTAAATTAGAGCTATAAAATACATTAGCACATATATAATTAGCCTCAACATTACAAACATTGCATTGTTTACTTGGTGTTTCTTCAATATTGTATCCTTAATAAAGGGTTTAACTTGTTATCAAGcaagtcattaaccttttctttgtgCACAACAATCCTCAGTGTGTGTTTAAAACAATTCTTATTTTAGATgtagatgtagatgaagatgactCGATCTAAACAAGTCTATATGTCAATAGGAGACAAATATACATTAGAAGGACAATGACATTGTTAAAGGATAAGACTATGCCCAAAAAATCTAAATGATATAACATATCAATCTAAGATTTAAGAAACATCAATATCAATGACTATTATTTATGATTGTCAAATTTCTATTCGAAAACTAAAATCACTAGTCACATTGTAATAGCTAATCAATTCTAAATCCTTCTCTTGTTATTTTTTATCAATACCAAAAAAAGAAAGGTCCCCACCTCAACAAATCATATTAGTCTTTACTTATATCGCATGAAAGTTTATTTTTAAATTAGAGTAAGTACTCTCTAGTACATCACACAAGTTGTTTGTTGGATCTAGTATAAttttcgagtcaaactcattgacccatgtttagTGAGTAGTTGTTCACAAGAACCtttctctcatgagaatgaatggtaaaGTGACCCTCAAAAGGTGAAGCATTAGGTTTTTCTCCGTATCACACCTtcaatactactccaactcaaatAAGCTTGACTTGCTGTAAAAAAAACTTATCAAATAATAGTGTGTCCATactgaaaataaaaataatacgAAGATCAGCCACAACCCATAGTTTCATTGCGTATGGGCTTAAGCAGTTTCGCTGCTAAAAACACGAAAGAGGAGCAGGTGAAGTAATAATTATTTCCGCGTTGCTAGATTCTTCCAAAGATACCTACCCATTCGTTATATATCCAACAAGATTGTTGTCTGTTGTCTTCAAGTGATTGAAGAGACATGAGTCCTGCCAGGAAGCTGCTTAGCCAGACTTTTCTTTCGGTGACTTGACTCCCTCAAACACGGCAATGCACATTTTTCTATAAAACACTGACCTCAGTTCAATATTGGTTCATCGGGGGAAGAAAGCAAGGAAAGCCATTCATTGTATTGCAGAACTTGTTTGCAGTTCAGATCCATTTGTTTTTCAGTTCTCATGGGTTTCGATTCGAGTTCATTTTCTCCAAGGTCAGCTGTTTCAAGAACTTTTTCTTTTCCATGCGTGATCTTTTGTAGCCTGTATAAAATATCCCTTTTCTTATGGATTCTTCAATTAGCTTTAGTACGTTAGTTGAATTCCTGTTTCCTTGGACGTTGTTTCAGATAACATCTATGAAAATTTTAGTTCATCATGATGATTGTATGTTCTAGACAAACTAAACATACACCAGTTGGGCTGAAAGGATTTCTGAAGAACTATTGTCTGTAAAGCTTACTGTTCAAGCATTTTTTCATGTTTGTATTAAGTTTTTTCTTGTTTGTATGGGGTGAAGGTACAAGGATCTTCTGAAGGTGAGCTGTGCTGCTTCTAAGAGTGGTAATTACTTCGAGGAGACAAGCTCAGGAGACACACTCATCATAGGCTTTTGTGGGTCTTCAAGTGCCAATGCCTTCAATAAAACGACAACCAAATTTGGGGAGTGTGCAATCAATGAGAATAATGGGTATTTTAGTTCCCTCGTACATTGGAGTCCAGCAAATGGTAAAATCCAGCAAGCCCTTGTGCACAAAGGGGCGCTTGACAAATTTTTAGACATTTGTCGTAATTCCGACCTTGAAACAAAGGTTAGTagtatcatcaaaatcaatcatttcTAGATTTTACTTATGCTTTTTTACTATAAATGTTTGAATCTCTGGATTAGAATGCACTGAATGTCCTTGAATCCTGAGTATAACTTTTAAAGATGATTATATTGCAATGCATGCGTTTGAATCTTTCCATCTACACCCTGAGTTTCATCAATGGTTACCACATACAATAGAACTAGCCCAACTAGTTCAAATTCCTGTTGACAAAAGGAAAACATTGCAATGTAGTGACTAATCTCATGAATAGCAATGGCTTAGTTGTCTGGTTTCTGTGCTTTCTGATGGAAGAGAACCGCGAGCCCCTTGAATGAGGGTTTCCATTTATATTCCAAAGTTTCAGTGCTTAGAAGGAAACAGTGTTAGGGAAACATTGTAATGTATTTCCATGACTAGTAGCTATGGCAGAATGGGCTTATTGCACATGTTTGATATGATCTCCCAAACAACATTGCAACTTTTCTCCTATCTACTTTGATTGTTTAGTTTATTGTATGGAGTTTTAATCAAATTCTTATTTTATTCGTGCAGGTTACAAAGGCACTTGAAGGAAACAAAACTGTTTTGTTTACAGGCCATTCCATTGGAGGGGCAATTGCCACTCTCGCCACACTTGCGAGTTTGGAGAAATGGGGTAAGGATGCCCCTGTTTTCGCCATCACATTTGGGTTTCCTCTGATTGGAGATGAAGTTCTTGCCAGAGCAGTTCGAAGGCAGGGGTGGGCTAATAATTTCTTCAATGTTGTTACAAGGGGTGATGTTTTTGCTAGAATTTTGTTAGCTCCTTGGGAATCCGTGTGTAGCCATTTGGGAGTCCTGCTGCCTTACTGGCAGAAATCTGCTGAGCAGATGAATGATGATGGTACAGACGAAATCATGAAGGAGGCCCCTCCTACAGAGTTGGATGAGCATTTACGCATAGTCCTGCGTCATGCCTGTGCAGTTGTTAACTTCATGACTGTTAACAATATGGAGCCTACAAACAAACTGACAGCAGGTCTGAAACCTGCAATCAAGTTAAGCCCTTACAGGCCATTTGGGTATTACTTGTTTTGCTCAGACAACGGAACCCTTTGTGTTGAAAACTATGAGGCTGTGTTGCCCATCCTCTTTTATTCATTGTCTACTTGTAAAGATCAGGCTAATGTCTCAGACCACACTGGGTATGGTAAAGTGTTCCATGGCAACACAAACATTGCCAATTTGGAAGGGCTTCAGAATCTTCCTTTGTCACAAAGTGCAGCACTGTCTTCTGCCATGGAAATCCAACTCGACGCTCTTGGAATTGGCATTCAGGTAAGTATCTTGACATCATACTTCTTACTTTTCGATTATcagcaaaccaaaaaaaaaaaaagcatttatcCATACAGGTTACGTTAATAACTTATATTTATCTTTACTAATTTTGggttgatttaaatatttaaaaaacacATTTAAATAATAATGGAAATGTTTTGATATTAAGTTTCTGTCGTAATGAAAAAAATCGATTAGTTTGGTAATCTATCAACTTAGGACGGGTTATGAATCTTTAGAAAAATTTAAGTTAAAGACAGTAAGAGATACTCTTAAAGTATTCTTGTATTGGATTTATTGATTTTCATTAttaattcaaaaatattttttttattggatTTATTGATTTTCACTATTAATTCAAAATCTTTTTGAATATTCTAGCCTCTCTTAAAACACACACACTTGTTCTTGTTAAGGGTTAGATCTGGGGGCTTGTTGAGCTACAATGACAGCTTCTTGTTGATCTTTCCATGGCAATCTAtttactctcccccctctcctacACCTTTTTTATTAGATTTATTGATTTTGACCGCTAATTTGAAATCTTTTTGAATACTCTAGCCTCTCTTAAAACACACACACACTCTTATCTTTTGTTGATCTTTCCATGGCAATCTATTAACTTCACACACACAATTCTTTTTGAATACTCTAGCGTATCTTATGCAATCTATACGCACCTCTGGTTAAGGGCTAGATCTTTGGGGGCTTGTTCAACTATATTGGTAGCTGGTTGTTGATCTTTCCATGATAGTCAATCAACTAGCCCTAGCCAtcccccctctccccctcccctcctgcCAGACCCACACACCCACATCTTTTGTTGATCTTTCCATAGCAATCTATTGActtcacacacacatacacaaacacaagtcTTTTTGAATATTCTAGCCTATCTTACCTagtctacacacacttatcttgtTAAGGGCTATATCTCTGGGGGCTTATTCAACTATAATGGCAATTGTTGTCCATGACAATATATTGACTTCCCACACCTCCCCAACACACACATCTACAACTCTAGTTGGCACACACCTAGCTCCACGCTCCACGCTCCCCACACAACTTTCTTGTTAAGGACTAGATCTTGGGGGCATGTTCAGCTACAATGGTAGCTAATTGTTGATATTTCCATGGTAGTTGGTCATTGATCTTTTGTTGACCTTTCCATTGCAATATATTGActtcacacacactcacacacacaaagTATTTTTGAATATTCTAGACTATTTTACACAATCTACACACACTTTTGTTGTTGATGCCTAgatctctaggggcttgtttagcTACAATGGTAGTTGGTCATTGATCTTTCCATGGCAATCTATTGacttgacacacacacacacaaaatatttTTGAATACTATAGCCTATCTTACACAATATACACACTTCTCTTGTTAAGGGTTGcatctctaggggcttgtttagcTAAATGGCATTTGTTCTCCATTACAATTTATTGACTTCCCACGCACACACCCACCTAGCCACACCTCACCACCCCACACACATCTACAACTCTAGTTGGCACACATCCACACCCACCCAATTCCATGCCCCACAGACTCCTCTCTTGTTAAGGGCTAGATCTTTGGGGGCTTATTTAGCTACAATGGTAGCTGATTGTTGATCTTTCCATGACAATCTATTGACTtcccacacacacatacatacacacatcttTTGTTGATCTTTCCATGGCAATCTATTGACTTCACACACACTCAAACACAACAATCTATTGACTTCCCACACACACACCCACCTAGCCACACCTCCCCATCCCACACACATCTACAATTCTAGTTGGCACACAACACACACCCACTCAGCCTATTAGAACGCCTACCATCTTGAACACCTACCCAATTAGAATCTGAATAACCTGTCAACTCAATATTCAAATAGTTAGTATATTCAATTTCAAAGTTAATGATTCGTTGCAAGTGTTGAATAGCTTTCTTTTCTGCTTTTGAATGAGCCTAATGAGGTTTAGGTATGAATTGGTTAGGTATACTAACTAAAAGTGTAATATTAAGTATGATCAAGTAGTTCAAACTTTTGACCATCTATTTATGCAAGGTGCCATTTACTTCTTTTATGCTATCATCAATGAAAAACGTAACATTCTATTCTAACTGATTAAAGACTGACTTACAATTatgcatattaaatctttgaacCAATTTCTTTGCATTCTTACTTTGAGTAATCAAAGTATTGCCATCTTCCATTCATTCTTCGATTCCCAATCAATAATGCATCTTTTCAAGATGCTTCACTTTAAAATATGTGATATATCTCTTCCACTtatcaatcaaacttatcacactTGTTGTTATGATTAAGTAATCAACacacaatgaaatcaaatcaatatTTACATGTCCATCTTGTTCTATGTACAAATTTGGACCACTCTTACTTTCGATAAATCCTTGTTGGAAGAAGTTGTTAATTTTACATATGATGACCTTGGAGCCTATTTAAGACTTTACAATGATTTATTTGCTTGACATATACGATGTTCTTGTCCCTTGCTTTACAGAACCATTTGGCTGAACAAGATATATTGCTTCTTTTtaaatcaccatttaaaaatgtCAACGCTCATTTGATATAAATCTCAATTGTACTTTAGTAGCAAGTGCAAtcataaatctaatgatgttcatTTTAGCTATAGGTGCACATGTGTTTTCATAATTTATTCATGTTCCTTTTGTAATTTATTCATGTCTTTTGCAACAAATCTAGTTTTAAATTTATTACTACCACCAACGTTAAATTGAgacttgaacaatcattttgaactTGTAGGAATTTTATCAAATGTGTTAATTCCCAAGTGTTATTTTAGACATTATAGAATCATTTTCTTCTTGCATAACCAACATCTATTCTTTATGATTCTTAGCTTCTTAAAAAATTAGAGGCTTACCTGCATTAATTACTTGAGCCATTAAAGAATAGTCCTTACATTTGATTGGTGCCTTGATTGTCTCATAGATCTTTTAGTGCTTCATTGCTTGATGGAGTAACTTTGATATGTCTTGTAACTTCAATACCACTTTGAACATCATCTTGTTGATCTACAAATTTTGTACTCTCGAAGTCTTCTTCAAGAAGTTTTTATTAAGTTATACCATATTCCTTTtgaatataatttgcatattaataAATTATACTATTTCTACTATACATTTTGTAAGCCATATGATCGACAAAATAACCAATGAAAATAGatctaaaagtttttttttttcttttttcttttcaaacaTGAAAGAATGCATTACTTCCAGAAACTATCCAATGACTAACAATTGGTTAATGACAAATGAAACCCTCGAAAGAAATTTCTTTTCCTAAGAACTTGGTTGGATTTCTATTTTGCAAATAGatagttgtacttatagcttcagcccacaaattgatagggagattCTTTTAATTGAACGTACTTTTAGCACACTCGACTATAGTTTTATTTTTGCTCTTAGCTACTCCATTTTATTATGGATTATGAAAAATTGTGTGTTGTTTGATAATGTCATTTTATTTACGAATATCTCTTAGTTTATCCCTTAAATCTTTAACTCTGAACAAATAATCATTGATACTTTCATTTGATTCCATTTTGATTGATGATAGTTTCCTTTTTACAAATAAAATTGTATTTGCACTCGTAATTTCAGACGAACCTTTGAGCATTGTCCATGCACCAACAGATTTATTGATATGAAATATTTCAGAGATGATTAAATCctttacaaacatgtgcaagagaATTTCTACTTTGCATTCTGTTTTCTTTCAGTCTTAAACAGCAGGTTGAGGTGTAGCTGGTTGAACTTGCATATTTTTTACAGTTAACTACACATTATAGCCTTCCATTAAAATCTGCATCTTAAACCTCAATTTCACATGATTTGCACAATCTAATTTATTAGAAAAGAATATATTACTGTTACATAGAATTTTAGTATTGCAATTTAAAGCTTCTGAGAGATTCATTTATAGCATGTTAACTGGTGTTTCAATTTCTTGAATTTGTTGGCAGAACGCTCAGGCCAGACTTGCCTTGAGAGCTGCAGGAGAGCATGAAAATAAGCTCAGGCAAAATTTCAGTGAAGTGCTGGAAGAACTGAACAAGCTGGAGAAAACAGAAATGACAAAACTGAAAGAGTACAGAAACAAATTTCTGAGTCAGAAAAGCATGCCATACTATGAGGCCTTCAAGGCACACAAAGAAGAGACTGATTTTAAGGCCAATCTTAACAGGCTAAAGCTTGCTGCTCTGTATGACAGGATCGAAAATCTGGTAGATACCCACCAGTTGCCTGATGACTTTCAGTGCAATGAAGAACTGATAAGAAAAGGGACAGAATATAGGCTTTATGTGGAGCCTCTGGACATTGCTAATTATTACAGGCTGGGCAAGCATGAAGACTCTGGTCATTATATGAAAAATGCAAGGCCTCGTCGCTATAAAGCTCTTGAAAAATGGTTGGCAGACAAAAAAATGGAGGACAAGAGTAATCAACCAAAGATAACAATGGACTCCTGCTTCTGGGCTTATGTGGAAGAAATTTCATGTTTAATGAATAACCCAAAAGAAAAGGAAGAGGATGTAAAGACCCAGTGTGACAACTTCCAGAATAAAGTGAAGGGAATAAGTGATCAGTTGTGTGTGGAAGAGGTTCTGATGGTACAATCCAGTTTTACAGAATTGTTGAAGAAGCTGAAACAACAAAGTGGGGGAGGAGTCTTTCCTCTCTCCCCTCTTTTCAACATGATAGCTCAATAGTTGCTAAGAGTTTTCAGTCTATAGAGTAGAAGGATATGAGTTTTTCAGTCTATGGAGTAGaatgataaaatatatattatgtatatattctAGTCGATATTTTAGTCACATTCAGTTATGCTGCCATGAACATTCTCTTATGAGATATTATCCTGATCAGATTTACAGTGATCAATAAGCCTTTCTTTTAGTTTTCCTATAAATGTGTTCCAAAATCTCATGGTGAGTCTTGCCATGATGTTTAACAATATTATCTTTCATATAAAAGAGTTGATTGTGAATCTTTGCTCTCATATAAAAGAGTTGATTGTGAATCTATTATGatgtttaacaatttaatatttcatctgaaagatttttgttttttatttttgaaagtcTGGACAAACTTACCTTTATTTATTATTAGCTAGTTAGAGTTTTAAATTGGAAATTCATTTGCATAATATTGTTAAGGACTTAATTTAAGTAAAAGAGTCAATCTTCAATATACGTTTACTGAGTTTTTCATTAAgaactatattaaatttaaattgtgTGAATATTTTACTGTTAATAAAATATATGTTTCTTAAGGGTTTTTCATTAAGAATTGTATTAAATTTAAATTgtgtaaataatttattaaaattaaaaaaaagccaCAAACAAAAGGCAGAATGTTGTTCCTTATATTTTAGATCACTATCTTTACACGAAATTGAATTTTACAAAAATAATCTGGAAAGAGTTTAATAGATTGGTTCTATTCATAGATGGGttcatatatatattatttaaagttctTAAATGTTTTATCCTGCTTTGTGATTTACTAAGCATAATTCTTTCGTGTTAAGTTTAGCTAAAATTGATTTGCAATGTTTAATGTTAAATGTTGATTACAATATATTAATTAAGTCCATATATATTTTCCTTGCTAAAttcttgagatatatatatatatatatacaaaatttttcATAAGAGTGATTTTTCTTAAAaagataattataaatttatatcttCCTTATACATGTCTTtttccaacttaaatgatcaaatccaCGATTCATTTATATTCTATCCATGTAAAATTCATAAGAAGATAATATATCAATGAAAATTCTTTAACTAAATACCAAGAACATTCTTTTTTTACATGTATTGCTCTTTTGTGGGTATTTATATAATATCCCTCTTAATAGATTCTTCAATTTGCTTTAGTAAATTAGTTGAATTCCTGCCTCCTTGTACACTGTTTAAGACAACATTTAATAAAATTTTTAGCTCACCATGATGATCATA contains these protein-coding regions:
- the LOC131039478 gene encoding lipase-like PAD4, producing MGFDSSSFSPRYKDLLKVSCAASKSGNYFEETSSGDTLIIGFCGSSSANAFNKTTTKFGECAINENNGYFSSLVHWSPANGKIQQALVHKGALDKFLDICRNSDLETKVTKALEGNKTVLFTGHSIGGAIATLATLASLEKWGKDAPVFAITFGFPLIGDEVLARAVRRQGWANNFFNVVTRGDVFARILLAPWESVCSHLGVLLPYWQKSAEQMNDDGTDEIMKEAPPTELDEHLRIVLRHACAVVNFMTVNNMEPTNKLTAGLKPAIKLSPYRPFGYYLFCSDNGTLCVENYEAVLPILFYSLSTCKDQANVSDHTGYGKVFHGNTNIANLEGLQNLPLSQSAALSSAMEIQLDALGIGIQNAQARLALRAAGEHENKLRQNFSEVLEELNKLEKTEMTKLKEYRNKFLSQKSMPYYEAFKAHKEETDFKANLNRLKLAALYDRIENLVDTHQLPDDFQCNEELIRKGTEYRLYVEPLDIANYYRLGKHEDSGHYMKNARPRRYKALEKWLADKKMEDKSNQPKITMDSCFWAYVEEISCLMNNPKEKEEDVKTQCDNFQNKVKGISDQLCVEEVLMVQSSFTELLKKLKQQSGGGVFPLSPLFNMIAQ